The Candidatus Abyssobacteria bacterium SURF_5 region TGTGTTTTGCGACATTTAGGACATCCATGATCCGTCTCTTCTTCTTTTTTATTGGTTGCGGCTACGCTGCGCCGTGTGCATCCGTGTTTATCTGTGGTTTCAAGAATTCGAATAATTCGTGGAATTCGTGGTCCGAAATTAGTTCAAGGTTCAATGTTCAAGGTTCCAAGTCTGAAGAGATAGAGGCAGGTAACAGTCCGCAGTCCACAGGTCGCCAGAAGAAGAAAGCCGGAGAAAGCAGTAAGGCAATATGTAACCGCAGAGGCGCAGAGGTCGCAAAGATTTAAGATACAGAACTCTTGCATGTACTTCTCTGCGCTCTTTGGCGCCTTAGCGGTGAAAAAGAGGTTTTTCCTCTGGGGCGATACGTTCCAGGTTTAAAGGTTGTGAAAGAATAGCAGGCAGGCTGCCTGCGCTACGATTTTCAGGTTTCAAGTTCCAGGTTCCAAGTTGGAAGAGAGATCCTTCGATCACGCTAAAGCGTGACTGAGAAGCAAGGCTCAGGATGACAGGAAAGGAAAAATTGAGCCGAAGCGGCGAGAGCAAGGGAAAATCGAAAGTCGACAACAGAGAGTAGGAGAAGGTTTCTTCAAGACGCCTGCTCAAAATTCCTATTCATGCAATTTTCACTTCGAGTTTCTTTCCTAATGCCGAGGCTGTCTTTTTCAGCGTGGACAGCTTCACATCTTCCGCATGGTTTTCAATCCGGGAAATCGCAGTTTTCTTGGTCCCGATCCTGCGAGCCAGTTCCTCCTGGGTCAAGCCCGCCGAGACGCGAGCCTCGCGAAGTATCACGCCGATTTTGAATTGTTCATAGCCCTCTTCGTAGCCCTGGGCAAATTGTTTGTCTTTCTTCTTTCTTTTCTTGACGTATTTATTGAGATCGCTCATTTCTTTCTCCTTTCGAGGAAGTCCCGCCTCATAGCTTCGGCCTTCCTTATTTCAGATATCGGGGTCACCCGGCTCTTCTTCATGAACCCATGAGTCAAAACAACAGTGGCGTCGTCAGCAAAGAAGCAGAGAATTCTATGTGTGTTCGAGCCAAATATTATTCGGCACTCCCAGATTTCGTCAGTTGCGGCCAACTTCTTGAAATATATCGAGGGGACCCTTTCCAGGTCCTCCACAAGCTTAAGAACCCACGTCACCTTTCTGGCGGCCTTGCCTGACAAGGAGTCTAAAAACTGCTCGATGGGACATTTTCCTTCGCCAGTCTTGTAGAACATCACCATTCTCAGCAGGTTAACATGTATGTTAACTGAAGTCAAGAGATGAACGTTATTTTCTGCACCCCCAAAATCCACCTTCCGTTATTGAATCTGCATCTTTGAGCAGACAGGTGAACAAAATCGCTTTCCATTCCCTCTGTCGCTATTGACATATTAACGTTTTGACGTCATAATGTTCTTGAGACAAGGAGGCATGGATATGGCTGCAAAGACGAAGCGCGCAACGATATATTTGGAAGAGGACCTGCATAAGGCCCTGCGGTTGAAATCGGTGGAGACCTCTCATTCTGTCTCGGAACTCGTCAATAAGGCAGTGCGGGAGTCTCTTTCCGAGGATGCCGAAGATCTTGACGCATTTGACGAAAGAGCCGGTGAACCCTTGATCAGCTACGAAGAGATGATCAAGCGGCTGAAAAAAGATGGCCGTTTATAGACTGTTCTTCAAGAAGTCGGTCCACGATGATTTGAAGGCGCTTCCAAAGAAGGATTTGAAAAAGATCCTCGATCGTATCAGACAACTCGCTGAAGACCCGCGCCCCTCGGGATGTGAGAAATTAACAGGTCTGGAAAGATATCGCCTGCGCCAGGGAAAATATCGGATTTTATACTCGATCCAGGATGATGAACTAACGGTCTGGGTAGTTAAGATCGGACACAGGAAAGATATCTATCGGTGAAGCACTGCCTTTTTTCAGTTGCGGAGCTAACCAGACCCTAAAAAGGACGACAGGTTGTATTCTGAATAATTACAATTCTTCTTTGGGGAACTTTCACTTTTATTCACCTCGCCCAAAAATCCACCTTCCGTCAGTAGAGGTAGTCTTTAGGCCGTAGTCTAATGCCATTCAGGCGGGACGCCTGTGCAACCGGTAAATATTCGATCAGTGCGTGGTGTTCGGGATTGAATTACATCGTGCCGATGTGCTCATGAATTTATTCCGCATGATCGGATTGAATTTGCTTGACACGCGAGGATTGGGCTGATTATACTGCCGGTATAAATGATACTGGCAGTCCGTTTGCTTTCGCCGACGCCAGGCGACGACAGCAACGAGGAGGCTATGAATGGGGGCAAGGCTCCGCAGAGAGCAGGAACGACAGGCGCGGTGGGAGCAGATCGTTGATGCCGCCAGAAAAGTCTTCTCGCAAAAGGGATTCTACCGGGCCACCATCGAAGACATCGAGAGAGAAAGCAGGCTCACCCGCGGGGCCATTTATTATCATTTTCATTCCAAAGAGGAGATTTACATCTCGATTCTTGTCCGCGGCATGAGGATCCTGCGCGACGAACTCAAGGTGGTGATTCGCGACAGCGACCTGGATCCGGAAGCCCTCATCCTCAATCTGGTCGACACCTACTGCGATTTCTGCAAGCATCACCATGAATATTTTCGAATACTGGACCATTTCTACTCGGGCTGGGATTGCGAGGAAGGCCTGCGGGCGGAGTTGGTCGAGGAGGTAAACCGTCTGATTTACGAATGCCTTGCGGAAGTGGTCGAGGTGATGAACCGCGGAATTCAGGTGGGAAATTTTCACGTCGAAAATCCTCTGCTCGAGGCTGTCCTCATGTGGAGCATGATCGGCAACGCCCTGAGAAAGACAACCGAAAATCCGCGCGCCCTCTTTCTCGGGATAGATTGGAACACGATGCAGGACGGATTAAGAAGAAACATCATTGGGCGCTTGCGCGGGGTCCCTCGCGGGGTTCCTGTTGATGAATAAGCTTCGCTGAGCAATAAGGCTCTCTTTGCACTCGTCGTTGCCGCGCCGGCAGACGGAATGGGATCATGAGCGAGAAGGGCGGAATCTGGCTTCTTGG contains the following coding sequences:
- a CDS encoding XRE family transcriptional regulator is translated as MSDLNKYVKKRKKKDKQFAQGYEEGYEQFKIGVILREARVSAGLTQEELARRIGTKKTAISRIENHAEDVKLSTLKKTASALGKKLEVKIA
- a CDS encoding type II toxin-antitoxin system RelE/ParE family toxin — its product is MRMVMFYKTGEGKCPIEQFLDSLSGKAARKVTWVLKLVEDLERVPSIYFKKLAATDEIWECRIIFGSNTHRILCFFADDATVVLTHGFMKKSRVTPISEIRKAEAMRRDFLERRKK
- a CDS encoding CopG family transcriptional regulator, whose amino-acid sequence is MAAKTKRATIYLEEDLHKALRLKSVETSHSVSELVNKAVRESLSEDAEDLDAFDERAGEPLISYEEMIKRLKKDGRL
- a CDS encoding type II toxin-antitoxin system RelE/ParE family toxin translates to MAVYRLFFKKSVHDDLKALPKKDLKKILDRIRQLAEDPRPSGCEKLTGLERYRLRQGKYRILYSIQDDELTVWVVKIGHRKDIYR
- a CDS encoding TetR/AcrR family transcriptional regulator, whose amino-acid sequence is MGARLRREQERQARWEQIVDAARKVFSQKGFYRATIEDIERESRLTRGAIYYHFHSKEEIYISILVRGMRILRDELKVVIRDSDLDPEALILNLVDTYCDFCKHHHEYFRILDHFYSGWDCEEGLRAELVEEVNRLIYECLAEVVEVMNRGIQVGNFHVENPLLEAVLMWSMIGNALRKTTENPRALFLGIDWNTMQDGLRRNIIGRLRGVPRGVPVDE